The Sphingomicrobium aestuariivivum DNA window TAACCGCCTCTTAATTGGCAGATGCTAGCGCTTTTCATCCCACCACCAGATGAAGTGCTAAACAGGTTAAGAGGGGAAAGAATATGGTGGCGCTTGCGAAAGTCGGACAGGATGGACCTGCATCGGCATTTGCTCCCTATGACCTGGCAGCCAAGGGCTGTGCGGCACATCCCTATTTCGAGAAACTGCGCGACGCCGAGGGGCCCTCGACGGCCCGCGACCTTGCCGATTTCGTGCATTGCCTGTGCAAGCTCTACGCCTGCCACCCGACAATGATCGAGACCGCGCTCGGCCGTGTCGGCGCGGGTCCCCAGCGCGACTGGATGATGGAGAGCGTGTCGGCGTTCGAACATGAGCGCCACTATCTCGTCAGCCTTGTCGCCGCCGTGGGTCCCCTGCCCTCGACCAGCGGTGCGGTGCAGACCGAAAATGCGCTGAAGAGCCAGCATCATGCGATCGAGACCCTCGGTCGTTCTGAGCGCAACGGCTGTGCGCTCGGCGCGGCCGCCGCGCTGGTCGCCGACTGGGCCCAGCTGCGCGTGCTTCTCGACCGCGTCGCCCAACGTCATGGCGGCGAGGTCCCCGAGTGCAGCCTGCCCGATGCCGCCGACGCGAAGATCGATGCGGCACTCGAAGGCGTTGGCCCGCGCCGTGCCTTCGCCTTCGGTGCCGAGCAGCTCCTGCTCCAGCACGAGGGCCTGTTCGACCTTCTCGAGGCCCGCGCCGAAGCGCGCGACAAGGCCGACGGTATCGCCTGAGGAGAATGAGTATGCGTATCGAGCTTTTCTACGGCCTGTTCGGCCTGTCCATGCTGGCCAACGCCCTCCTTGCCACCGAACTGGTCGACGGCTTCGTTCATTCGTCGGCCGCCGAGGAACTCGCCGCGGCCGATCGCAGCGCCAATGCCGTGGAAGCGGCCGTCCGCCTGTCCAAAATCGACCAGGACGTGCCCGCGGCTGATGACAGCAGCGCGATCACGGTCGAGCAGGTCTCGCGCGACAGCCTCGCCTTCGTCTACGACCGCCGCGACCTCTAGCCCTCGCCGACTGGCACGCTTGCGCTGGCGCCCCGCTTTGCCATAGGCAGGCGCCATGAAATTCTCCGGCACCGAAAATTACGTCGCCACCGACGACCTCAAGGTCGCGGTCAATGCCGCCGTCGCGCTGCGCCGCCCGCTTCTCGTGAAAGGCGAGCCGGGCACCGGCAAGACCGTGCTTGCGCATGAAATCGCCAAGGCCATCGACGCGCCGCTGATCGAATGGCACGTCAAGTCGACCACCCGCGCGGTGCAGGGGCTATATGAATATGACGCGGTGGCGCGGCTGCGCGACGGCCAGCTCGGCGAGGACCGCGTCCACGACATTTCCAATTACATCCGCAAGGGCAAGCTTTGGGAGGCCTTCACCTCCGAGAAGCTGCCCGTCCTGCTGATCGATGAGATCGACAAGGCCGACATCGAATTCCCCAACGACCTCCTGCAGGAGCTCGACCGGATGGAATTCCATGTCTACGAGACCGGCGAGACGGTGAAGGCGGCCGAGCGCCCCGTGGTCGTCATTACGTCGAACAACGAGAAGGACCTGCCCGACGCCTTCCTGCGCCGCTGTTTCTTCCATTATATCTCCTTCCCCGATGCCGAGACGATGGAAGAGATCATCGAGGTGCATTTCCCCGGGATCCAGAAGATGCTTGTGCGCCGCGCGCTCGAACTCTTCTACCAGGTGCGCGAGACGCCGGGGCTGAAGAAGAAGCCCTCGACCAGCGAGCTGATCGACTGGCTCAAGCTCATCCTCCACGAGGACATGCCGCTCGAGGTGTTGGCCGATGCCGACCCGCGCAAGGCGATCCCGCCGCTCCACGGCGCGCTCCTCAAGAACGAGCAGGACGTCATGCTCTTCGAAAAGCTGGCGTTTCTCGCGCGGCGCGAAGGGCGCTAATATTCGCCTTCGCTCGCGGCATCATAATCGATGAGGTCGCCGGGCTTGCATCCCAGCACTTCGCACATCGCGGACAGGGTGGAGAAGCGGATGCCCTTCACCTTGCCCGAGCGGAACAGGCTCATCTGCGTCTGCGACAGGCCGATCGCCTCGGCGAGGTCCTTGCCGGTCATGCCGGCGCGCTCCAGTTGAGCATCGAGAGTGATCCGGATCCCCATCAGATGAAGCTGTCGAGTTCATCGCGCATCTCGATGCCGCGCTCGATGAGGCCGGCGACCGAATAGAGGCCGAAGCCGACCACCGAGATGGTGATCGCAGTGATGTCGAAGTCGGTCAGCGAGCGGCTCGTGACGAGATAGCTGTAAAGGTTGAGGCCGAGCACCTCGACCACCCCGCCCGCCAGCAGCGACAGGCCGACCCGGCGCAAGAGCCGCGCCACCGCGGGGGCGAGCCCCTGCCCGTGCGCGATGCGCCGCAACGACCACCAGATGGCGCCGACCGCATAGAGATAGAAGGGGATCGGCAGGAGCCGCGCCCAGGCGCTGGTCTCGCCCGCCTCGCTCACGGCGTAGAATTGCGCCGCGCTCAACACCATCAGGATGGCGAAAACCACAAGCGCGGCCATCGCCAGCCACGCGGTCATCCGCTTCCACTTGTCCATCGACCTGCCCCCTTCGTCGACCGGGCGCCGCTACGCACGCCGGATCAATGTACTCCAGCAGCAAAATGGCGCGACCGCAAGACGCGGCGGTCGCCGCCGCCGGCGGCTCAGCCCGCGGCGGTGTCGCGGTAGGCGAGCTCGAAATTGCCCCAGCGCTGCCCCTTGATGTGGAGCGGCACGAAGACGTTTTTCACGGGGAAGCTCTCGTCGCCCATCTGCATCTGGTAGGTGTAGAGTGTCGCCGCCTTCTCGCTCTCGACCGCACGGCGCGTGGCCTCGTCCATCAGGATGCGCCGGTTGCGGCAATGCTTGTCGTTCCACACGGGGTCATGGCCCTGGGGCTGGCTGCGCTCGGACAGGTGCGTGGGCAGATAGCCGTTCACGTCGGTCATGGCGCAGGCGATGATGCGGTTGTCGCTGGCCTTGAAGGCATCGAGGATCGCCTGCAGGTGGCGGTCGGCGAAGTCGCAGAAGCCGTTGCGATACTGTTTGGGATTCGAGCCCTCGATCTCGACATAATTGCGGTCGAGCACGTTCTCGAGATCGATCTCGCCCGCATCGATCGCCGCCTCGACGACCCGCTGGATGTCGCGCATCGCGTCCTGGGCGCGGGCGATGAAGGGCGTATCGTCGATCTCGGCGCCCGAATTGGCGAGCGTGTCGAGCATTTCGTTCGCCATTTCCTCGAGATGGTCGAGCCGCTTCTTGGCCTGGACGAGCTCGCCATTGTTGGCGCGCGCACCGCCCGAAAATTCGCTGAGGCCGGCCTTCACGCTGTCGACGCTGGTCTGGATGAGGCTGGTCGACTGGGCGATGCCCTCCGACTGCGAATCCACCATGCCGACGATCTCGGACACTTCGCGCACCGTCTCGCTGATGGTGGCGATGCCCGACTGGGCGGCACGGCTGCGGTCGACGCCGCTCGTGATCTCGTCGTTGACGGCATTGGCCTCGCGGGTGAGCTCGCCGAGCGTCTCGGCGATCTGGCCGGTGGCGTTGCGGGTGTCATGGGCGAGCTTCTTCACCTCGGCCGCGACGACGGCGAAGCTGCGTCCCGCATCGCCCGCGCGCGCCGCCTCGATGGTGGCATTGAGGGCGAGCATGTTGGTCTTGCGGGCGATGGTCTCGATGGTCGAGGACACCGACTGCACCTGGTTCATCGCGCTGGCAAAGCCCGCCATGCGCTCGCCGAGCTGGACGACCAGTTCGGTGAGGCCGTGGAAACCCTCGATGGTGCTTTCGATGGCGACACGGCCGCGGTCGAGCTTTTCCTTCGCCTGCTGAGACAGGAGGCGGGCCTCGTCGGTCGAGTCCGACACGCGGGCCTGGTCGCGCATCAGCTGTTCGGTGACCTGTTCGAGCATGTCCAGCGTCTCGAGGCTGGCCGACACGCGCTCGGTGACCGTCTCGACATATTGCGCGACGTCACTGCACTCGAGGCTCAGCGACCCGCAGTCGCGCGCCACCGTCCGGATGGCGTTTTCGGTGACTTCTTCGATGCCGTGCGTGGCCATGCTCGCTAATCCCTTTTCACCCCATTTGACACCGGGCTTAAACGATCATCTGTCACCAATTCGTTAACCAAGTCACCTTTCCGACATTTGCATGTCATTTGCCCGCCGCCTGCCCGCGCGCTAGAGCCTCGCCTTATGTTCATTTCCTTCCTCGATGCACTCCGGCAGGCCGGGTTCAAGGCCAGCCTCAAGGAGCATCTGATGCTGCTGGAGGCGCTCGACCGCGAGGTCATCGAGGCCGACCCCACCCAATTCTACTATCTCGCCCGCGCCACCTATGTGTCCGATGAGAAAATGCTCGACCGCTTCGACAAGGTTTTCGCCGAAACCTTCAAGGGGCTGACCCGCGCCGAGGGCGAAGTGTCGCCGGTGGATCTGCCCGAGGAATGGCTGAAGGCCGTCGCCGAGCGCTTTTTTTCCGAAGAGGAAATGGCGGCGATCAAGGAACTGGGCGACTGGGACGAGATCATGGAGACGCTGAAAAAGCGGCTCGAGGAGCAGGAAGGCCGCCACCAAGGCGGGTCGAAGTGGATCGGCACGGGGGGCACCTCCCCCTTCGGGCATTCGGGCTACAATCCGGCAGGCGTTCGCATCGGCGGCCCCGGCAAGCATGGCCGCGCGGTCAAGATCTGGGAAAAGCGACTGTTCAGGGACTTGGACGGCGATGTCGCGCTCGGCACGCGCAACATCCAGGTCGCTTTGAAGCGCCTGCGCCGTTTCGCTCGCGAGGGCGCGGCCGAGGAACTGGATCTCGAACGCACGATCGAGGGCACTGCACGGCAGGGCTGGCTCGACGTGAAGATGCGCCCCGAGCGGCACAATGCGGTCAAGCTCCTCCTCTTCCTCGATGTGGGCGGGTCGATGGACCCGCATATCAAGCAGGTCGAGGAGCTGTTCTCGGCGGCGCGCTCGGAGTTCAAGCACCTCGAGCACTACTATTTCCACAATTGCATCTACGAGGGCGTGTGGAAGGAGAACCGGCGGCGCTGGGACGACCAGACGCCGACGCTCGACGTCATCCACAAGTTCGGACCCGACCATAAGCTGGTGATCGTCGGCGACGCCTCGATGAGCCCTTACGAGATCACCCACCCGGGCGGGGCGATCGAGCATTATAACGAGGAGGCCGGCGCCACCTGGATGCAGCGGCTGACCGACCAGTATAAGAGCGCGGTGTGGCTCAACCCGATGAACGAGGGCTATTGGAACCACAGCTATTCGACGCGAATCCTCAAGGATTTGATGGACGACCGCATGTACCCGCTGACGCTCGACGGGCTCGACGCGGCGATGCGCGAGTTGAGCCGCAAGCAGTAAGAATCAGTAGAGGAGGTGCGCGGCGCGCTCCTCTTCCCATGCCTTTTCGTCAGGCACGGTCAGCGCG harbors:
- a CDS encoding DUF6975 family protein, producing the protein MVALAKVGQDGPASAFAPYDLAAKGCAAHPYFEKLRDAEGPSTARDLADFVHCLCKLYACHPTMIETALGRVGAGPQRDWMMESVSAFEHERHYLVSLVAAVGPLPSTSGAVQTENALKSQHHAIETLGRSERNGCALGAAAALVADWAQLRVLLDRVAQRHGGEVPECSLPDAADAKIDAALEGVGPRRAFAFGAEQLLLQHEGLFDLLEARAEARDKADGIA
- a CDS encoding AAA family ATPase; protein product: MKFSGTENYVATDDLKVAVNAAVALRRPLLVKGEPGTGKTVLAHEIAKAIDAPLIEWHVKSTTRAVQGLYEYDAVARLRDGQLGEDRVHDISNYIRKGKLWEAFTSEKLPVLLIDEIDKADIEFPNDLLQELDRMEFHVYETGETVKAAERPVVVITSNNEKDLPDAFLRRCFFHYISFPDAETMEEIIEVHFPGIQKMLVRRALELFYQVRETPGLKKKPSTSELIDWLKLILHEDMPLEVLADADPRKAIPPLHGALLKNEQDVMLFEKLAFLARREGR
- a CDS encoding helix-turn-helix domain-containing protein: MGIRITLDAQLERAGMTGKDLAEAIGLSQTQMSLFRSGKVKGIRFSTLSAMCEVLGCKPGDLIDYDAASEGEY
- a CDS encoding DUF2975 domain-containing protein, translating into MDKWKRMTAWLAMAALVVFAILMVLSAAQFYAVSEAGETSAWARLLPIPFYLYAVGAIWWSLRRIAHGQGLAPAVARLLRRVGLSLLAGGVVEVLGLNLYSYLVTSRSLTDFDITAITISVVGFGLYSVAGLIERGIEMRDELDSFI
- a CDS encoding methyl-accepting chemotaxis protein, whose translation is MATHGIEEVTENAIRTVARDCGSLSLECSDVAQYVETVTERVSASLETLDMLEQVTEQLMRDQARVSDSTDEARLLSQQAKEKLDRGRVAIESTIEGFHGLTELVVQLGERMAGFASAMNQVQSVSSTIETIARKTNMLALNATIEAARAGDAGRSFAVVAAEVKKLAHDTRNATGQIAETLGELTREANAVNDEITSGVDRSRAAQSGIATISETVREVSEIVGMVDSQSEGIAQSTSLIQTSVDSVKAGLSEFSGGARANNGELVQAKKRLDHLEEMANEMLDTLANSGAEIDDTPFIARAQDAMRDIQRVVEAAIDAGEIDLENVLDRNYVEIEGSNPKQYRNGFCDFADRHLQAILDAFKASDNRIIACAMTDVNGYLPTHLSERSQPQGHDPVWNDKHCRNRRILMDEATRRAVESEKAATLYTYQMQMGDESFPVKNVFVPLHIKGQRWGNFELAYRDTAAG
- a CDS encoding vWA domain-containing protein, with the protein product MFISFLDALRQAGFKASLKEHLMLLEALDREVIEADPTQFYYLARATYVSDEKMLDRFDKVFAETFKGLTRAEGEVSPVDLPEEWLKAVAERFFSEEEMAAIKELGDWDEIMETLKKRLEEQEGRHQGGSKWIGTGGTSPFGHSGYNPAGVRIGGPGKHGRAVKIWEKRLFRDLDGDVALGTRNIQVALKRLRRFAREGAAEELDLERTIEGTARQGWLDVKMRPERHNAVKLLLFLDVGGSMDPHIKQVEELFSAARSEFKHLEHYYFHNCIYEGVWKENRRRWDDQTPTLDVIHKFGPDHKLVIVGDASMSPYEITHPGGAIEHYNEEAGATWMQRLTDQYKSAVWLNPMNEGYWNHSYSTRILKDLMDDRMYPLTLDGLDAAMRELSRKQ